A window of Mucilaginibacter paludis DSM 18603 contains these coding sequences:
- the rfbF gene encoding glucose-1-phosphate cytidylyltransferase — protein sequence MKVVLLAGGLGTRLSEETVLKPKPMVEIGGMPILWHIMKIYSAHGFNEFVVCLGYKGYIIKEFFSNYFLHKSDVTIDLRNNSVEVHDSQAEPWKITLVDTGINSMTGGRIKRIQAHTNNEPFLLTYGDGVSDVDIRELVKYHQDNKKLLTVTAIQPSGKFGALNLSKNDEVSSFTEKPKGDGAWINGGFFVCQPEIFNYIESGDSTIWEREPLEQIASEHQMQAYKHHGFWKPMDTLRDKHELEEEWASGNARWKKW from the coding sequence ATGAAGGTTGTATTATTAGCGGGTGGATTAGGAACTCGCCTGTCAGAAGAAACTGTTTTAAAACCAAAACCTATGGTTGAAATAGGCGGTATGCCGATATTATGGCATATTATGAAAATTTATTCGGCACATGGCTTTAACGAGTTTGTGGTTTGTTTAGGATACAAAGGCTATATTATTAAAGAGTTTTTCTCTAACTATTTTCTTCATAAATCAGATGTCACCATAGATTTAAGGAACAATTCAGTTGAGGTACATGACTCTCAAGCTGAGCCTTGGAAAATCACATTAGTCGATACCGGCATTAACTCTATGACAGGTGGAAGAATAAAGAGAATACAGGCACATACAAATAATGAACCTTTTTTATTAACCTATGGCGATGGCGTTTCCGATGTCGATATTAGAGAATTAGTTAAATATCATCAGGATAATAAAAAATTATTGACGGTTACTGCTATACAACCATCAGGTAAGTTTGGGGCATTAAACTTAAGTAAAAATGATGAGGTTAGTTCATTTACTGAAAAGCCGAAGGGTGATGGCGCTTGGATAAATGGTGGTTTTTTTGTATGCCAGCCTGAAATCTTTAACTATATAGAATCAGGAGATTCCACTATTTGGGAAAGAGAACCTTTGGAGCAAATTGCATCAGAACACCAGATGCAAGCCTATAAGCATCACGGATTTTGGAAACCGATGGATACCTTGCGTGATAAGCATGAATTGGAAGAGGAGTGGGCTTCAGGCAACGCACGCTGGAAAAAATGGTAA
- a CDS encoding NAD-dependent epimerase/dehydratase family protein — MSDTKVFITGGAGFLGSAIIAKLIEGDFKILASRRTQTNLWRCKDFNTAVTWIDTEESTFTQRVIDFQPDIILHSAWNGVTSQDREDWNLQLQNFEFLRTLLQIVKKTKPKKFILLGSQAEYGNIKKRVAETDEVAANSAYAICKLTSQQIVKTFCEQNHINWYWLRVFSVFGPKEDNKWFIPTIIMNHLNELDCNLTYCEQQYDYLYIDDFAAMILRIFTSENSESGIYNICSSKAVPLKNIVDLISQFSGNKSKLNFGVLPYRKDQSMLIEGDNSKFNNTFGKVQTIALSEAIKKTINYYNSVR, encoded by the coding sequence ATGAGTGATACCAAAGTATTTATCACCGGAGGAGCCGGCTTTTTAGGCTCAGCTATAATTGCTAAACTTATTGAGGGGGATTTTAAAATACTAGCTTCAAGGCGAACACAAACAAACCTATGGCGATGTAAAGATTTCAACACCGCTGTTACATGGATTGATACTGAAGAAAGTACATTTACACAACGTGTTATCGACTTTCAACCGGACATAATATTACATTCGGCCTGGAATGGTGTAACATCCCAAGACAGAGAGGATTGGAATTTACAATTACAAAACTTCGAGTTTTTGCGAACATTATTACAAATAGTAAAAAAAACTAAGCCCAAAAAATTTATACTTTTGGGTTCACAGGCGGAATACGGTAATATTAAAAAAAGAGTTGCAGAGACAGATGAGGTAGCGGCAAACAGTGCTTATGCTATATGTAAGTTAACAAGTCAGCAAATTGTTAAAACGTTTTGTGAGCAAAATCATATTAATTGGTATTGGCTGAGAGTATTTTCTGTTTTCGGCCCAAAAGAAGATAACAAATGGTTTATTCCCACTATAATTATGAACCATTTAAATGAACTTGATTGCAATTTAACCTATTGCGAGCAACAATATGATTATCTTTATATTGACGACTTTGCTGCGATGATTCTCAGAATTTTCACAAGTGAAAACTCTGAATCAGGAATTTATAATATATGTTCGAGTAAGGCAGTTCCTCTAAAAAATATTGTTGACCTTATCAGTCAATTTAGTGGCAATAAAAGCAAACTTAACTTTGGAGTACTGCCTTATAGAAAAGATCAATCCATGCTCATCGAAGGAGATAATAGCAAATTTAATAACACATTTGGAAAAGTTCAAACTATAGCTTTAAGTGAAGCTATAAAAAAAACAATAAATTATTATAATTCGGTTAGATAA
- a CDS encoding DUF5686 and carboxypeptidase regulatory-like domain-containing protein, with protein MRTIIVSLLVLCMSYGAMAQGYAVEGKVTDVHGLPLAFVPVYVKGTTNGTIANEVGVYKLRLQPGTYTVVFRVIGYEQQTEQVVIVDQNVKLNMKLEPESYTLESYLPQDTEVDSTYIIMQKVIAKRKFYLNQVKEYSCQVYLKADQKLLNAPQTFLKEDVAKVLNLDPNRRGIISLFESVSQFNVRKPGKVKEVMLGLKAAGGENPFGFNRATDLQVNLYENLLSWGGMSMRSYVSPIADNALRFYHYRLLQRFTDDDKTIDVIEVKPRHENEHVFHGVIYVIENDWRLYSADLHLYKRAHIDFVDTLNIREQYIPVRDSIWMPLSLNFSFTGKILGFKYVGYFLGVVNNYNIEPDFKPGYFNGEVFEVGKNINKKDSVFWNNYRAVPLLDDEKRYYHLFEAAEKKNNANHARDSVKSNNNKFRLIPYVLKNYKYHDPFKKITISVPSPTKVVFYNTVEGASVDIKPQFFKEYDRNKTLTVEPEARYGSSNKIFTFNTYVNYRYNPLKQGAVYGSFGSDFLDLNNSGTLSLFLNSLSTLFTGNNYLKLYKAEFASAGTQGEICNGILLNGQIEYAQRETVINTTLFAIGKDSTQLTSNDPRNPHPNPLDPNSNVPLFPNHVALSIRGSATITFNQQYTINPDGKFIEPTKYPRLRVNYRKGIPRFGSVVDYDFLSADFFQDQLKCGIYGYASYFISAGKFFNSKNLYYPDYKQFRGGQSFFFDSSLGSFHFLDYYTYSTDKRYFEAHYEHNFAGFFLGKLPYIRSLNIEEIIGGSFLTQELLPGYKEYYVGLKRSIVRLDYGFSYGRNLPVLQGFRFTYNF; from the coding sequence ATGCGGACAATTATTGTAAGCTTATTGGTGTTATGTATGAGCTATGGAGCCATGGCACAGGGCTATGCCGTGGAAGGTAAGGTAACCGATGTACATGGTTTACCACTGGCCTTTGTGCCCGTGTATGTTAAAGGGACAACCAATGGTACTATTGCTAACGAGGTTGGTGTTTATAAACTCAGGCTTCAGCCCGGAACGTACACCGTGGTATTTAGGGTGATAGGGTATGAGCAGCAAACGGAGCAGGTGGTAATTGTTGATCAGAACGTAAAGCTCAATATGAAGCTCGAGCCCGAAAGCTACACGCTCGAATCGTATCTGCCTCAAGATACGGAGGTGGATAGCACCTATATCATCATGCAGAAGGTGATTGCAAAGCGCAAATTTTATTTAAACCAGGTGAAGGAATATTCGTGTCAGGTTTATTTAAAGGCAGACCAGAAATTACTCAATGCGCCACAAACGTTTTTAAAGGAGGATGTTGCTAAGGTATTGAACCTCGACCCTAACCGGCGGGGAATTATCAGTTTATTCGAATCGGTATCGCAGTTTAACGTGCGTAAGCCGGGTAAGGTGAAAGAGGTAATGCTCGGCCTGAAGGCGGCCGGCGGCGAAAATCCATTCGGCTTTAACAGGGCTACCGACTTGCAGGTTAATCTATACGAAAATCTGTTGTCGTGGGGAGGGATGAGTATGCGGAGCTATGTATCGCCTATTGCTGATAACGCGCTACGTTTTTACCACTACAGGCTGCTACAGCGTTTTACGGATGACGATAAAACGATAGATGTAATTGAGGTAAAACCAAGGCACGAAAACGAACATGTTTTTCATGGGGTGATTTATGTTATTGAAAACGATTGGCGGCTTTACAGCGCCGATTTGCATCTGTACAAAAGGGCACATATTGATTTTGTTGATACCCTTAACATTCGCGAACAATACATCCCCGTAAGGGATAGTATCTGGATGCCATTATCATTAAATTTTAGTTTTACGGGTAAAATTCTTGGGTTTAAATATGTAGGCTATTTTTTAGGGGTAGTCAATAATTACAACATTGAGCCCGATTTTAAGCCGGGATACTTTAACGGAGAGGTATTTGAAGTTGGAAAAAACATCAATAAAAAAGATTCGGTTTTCTGGAACAACTACAGGGCTGTGCCCTTACTGGACGACGAAAAGCGATATTATCATTTGTTTGAGGCTGCCGAAAAAAAGAATAACGCGAACCACGCCCGGGATTCTGTAAAAAGTAATAATAATAAATTCAGGCTGATCCCTTACGTGCTTAAAAATTACAAATATCACGATCCTTTTAAAAAGATAACCATATCGGTTCCATCGCCAACCAAGGTGGTTTTTTATAACACGGTAGAAGGTGCGAGTGTGGATATTAAGCCACAATTTTTTAAGGAGTACGACCGGAATAAAACTTTAACCGTTGAGCCCGAGGCGCGTTATGGTAGTTCTAATAAAATATTCACGTTTAATACCTATGTTAACTATCGTTATAACCCGCTGAAGCAGGGTGCAGTATATGGTAGTTTCGGATCTGATTTTTTGGATTTAAATAACTCCGGTACGCTTAGCTTATTCCTCAACTCGTTGAGCACCTTATTTACAGGCAATAACTATTTAAAGCTTTACAAGGCAGAGTTTGCTTCAGCCGGTACGCAGGGCGAAATTTGCAATGGCATTTTACTCAACGGCCAGATAGAGTATGCACAACGCGAAACAGTGATCAATACCACGTTATTTGCTATTGGTAAAGATAGTACGCAGCTAACCTCTAACGATCCGCGAAACCCGCACCCTAACCCCTTAGATCCAAACAGCAATGTGCCCCTTTTTCCTAACCATGTTGCGCTCTCTATCCGCGGTTCGGCTACGATAACCTTTAATCAGCAGTATACCATCAACCCCGATGGTAAATTTATCGAGCCTACCAAATACCCCAGATTGCGTGTCAATTACCGTAAAGGCATCCCGCGTTTTGGTTCGGTTGTAGATTATGATTTTTTATCGGCCGATTTTTTTCAGGATCAACTTAAATGCGGCATTTACGGTTATGCTTCTTATTTTATATCGGCAGGAAAGTTTTTTAACAGTAAAAATTTGTATTATCCCGACTATAAGCAGTTTCGCGGGGGGCAGAGTTTCTTCTTCGACTCAAGTTTAGGCAGCTTTCACTTTTTGGACTACTATACCTACAGCACTGATAAAAGATACTTTGAGGCTCACTATGAGCATAACTTCGCGGGTTTCTTTTTGGGGAAATTACCTTACATCAGGAGCCTGAATATTGAAGAAATAATAGGAGGATCATTTTTAACCCAGGAGCTATTGCCGGGTTATAAAGAGTACTATGTGGGATTAAAACGAAGTATAGTAAGATTAGATTACGGTTTTTCTTATGGGCGCAACCTGCCGGTTTTGCAGGGCTTCAGGTTTACCTACAATTTCTAA
- the rfbG gene encoding CDP-glucose 4,6-dehydratase, with product MWTQLKSVYNGKRIFLTGHTGFKGSWLLKIFSMLGAEVKGYALAPENNFDLYYLLNGDNLCNSVIADVRDRTTLTTAIIEFQPDFIFHLAAQPLVRLSYQIPAETFEVNAIGTANILDGIRLLTKPCYAVLITTDKVYHNNEWVYPYRETDKLGGYDPYSASKACTELIIDSYRNSFFNTKQFSEHQKAIAVGRAGNVIGGGDWAKDRLIPDIVRALSKNKKIEIRNPLAIRPWQHVLEPLSGYLLLGAKLYKEPNQFGQAYNFGPHFDDALPVNQMADIALNFWGSGEYFVNQTNDQPHEAGLLKLDISKALSELGWTPKLNAHKAISNTIQWYKQYFSNQPDIINFTENQIRDFINE from the coding sequence ATGTGGACACAATTAAAATCTGTTTATAATGGAAAAAGGATTTTTCTAACTGGGCACACTGGTTTTAAAGGGTCTTGGTTGTTAAAAATATTCTCGATGCTTGGTGCCGAAGTTAAAGGTTATGCCTTGGCTCCAGAAAACAATTTTGATCTTTATTATTTATTAAATGGTGATAACCTATGTAATTCCGTAATTGCTGATGTACGCGATAGAACTACACTTACAACCGCAATTATTGAATTTCAACCAGATTTTATATTTCACTTAGCCGCACAACCTTTGGTGAGGCTTTCGTATCAGATACCGGCAGAAACATTTGAGGTAAACGCTATAGGAACCGCCAATATTTTAGATGGCATTAGGCTATTAACTAAACCATGCTATGCTGTTTTAATTACTACAGATAAAGTTTATCATAACAACGAATGGGTATACCCATACAGAGAAACTGATAAACTTGGTGGTTATGATCCTTACAGTGCGAGTAAAGCCTGTACTGAATTGATTATCGACTCTTACAGAAATTCTTTTTTTAACACTAAGCAATTTAGTGAACATCAAAAAGCTATAGCGGTAGGACGAGCGGGAAATGTTATTGGCGGTGGTGACTGGGCAAAAGACAGGTTAATTCCAGACATTGTTAGAGCGTTATCAAAGAATAAAAAAATAGAAATAAGAAATCCATTGGCAATAAGACCGTGGCAGCACGTATTGGAACCACTATCAGGATATTTATTACTTGGAGCAAAGCTATATAAGGAGCCAAATCAATTTGGTCAAGCATATAATTTTGGACCTCATTTTGATGATGCATTACCTGTAAATCAAATGGCAGATATTGCATTAAATTTTTGGGGTAGTGGTGAATATTTTGTTAATCAGACCAATGACCAACCACATGAAGCCGGCTTGCTAAAATTAGATATTAGTAAAGCTTTAAGCGAATTAGGCTGGACACCAAAACTCAATGCTCATAAAGCTATTTCTAACACCATACAATGGTACAAACAATATTTCAGTAACCAACCCGATATAATTAATTTCACTGAAAATCAAATAAGAGATTTCATCAATGAGTGA
- a CDS encoding MraY family glycosyltransferase — MMAPDLQDKFSLLIFVFLLMPMLYILFLIILIGAELAYFRIADLYNIIDKPNHRSSHQEITIRGGGVIFPLSVILWFPFFGFQYPLVVLGLVLITSISFVDDLKDISRSIRLLFHLIAVSLAFYSLNIFALHWYIVIASYIMVVGIINAYNFMDGINGITGIYSLVLFATLWWINQYQVQFVNPGLIVTLIISVLIFNFFNFRKRAKCFAGDVGSVSLAFVVVFLLFKLILQTDQLLYILLLAVYGIDAVFTIAIRLGLGENIFQAHRLHLYQLLANEQKLDHRVVSFGYGVVQLLVNVLVIYSIIGGSLSLGLKGLLLLAVAYVGIRMVIIRRVKAINAA; from the coding sequence ATGATGGCACCAGATTTGCAGGATAAATTTTCATTACTCATCTTTGTGTTTTTACTGATGCCTATGCTCTATATTCTGTTTCTGATTATTTTAATAGGCGCTGAATTAGCGTACTTTCGTATTGCCGATCTTTATAACATTATCGATAAGCCCAATCATCGTAGTTCACATCAGGAAATAACGATCAGGGGAGGAGGGGTGATATTTCCGCTGTCGGTGATTTTGTGGTTCCCTTTCTTTGGCTTTCAATATCCTTTGGTCGTATTAGGTTTGGTTTTAATCACCTCAATTAGCTTTGTTGACGACTTAAAAGACATATCCAGAAGTATACGCCTGTTGTTTCATTTGATAGCCGTATCGCTTGCTTTTTATTCGCTAAATATTTTTGCTCTTCACTGGTACATCGTTATAGCTTCATACATTATGGTTGTGGGTATCATCAATGCTTACAACTTTATGGATGGCATTAATGGCATTACAGGCATTTATAGCCTTGTATTGTTTGCCACCCTATGGTGGATTAACCAATATCAGGTTCAATTTGTAAACCCCGGGTTGATAGTAACCTTAATTATAAGTGTACTTATTTTTAACTTTTTTAATTTTAGGAAACGAGCCAAATGTTTTGCAGGTGATGTGGGTAGTGTGTCATTAGCATTTGTTGTTGTTTTTTTATTGTTTAAATTGATATTACAAACCGACCAGCTCCTTTACATTTTGCTGCTGGCTGTTTATGGTATTGATGCTGTGTTCACTATCGCAATCAGGTTAGGCCTCGGCGAAAACATATTTCAGGCACATCGCCTACATTTATACCAGTTGTTGGCTAATGAGCAAAAACTCGATCACCGGGTTGTTTCTTTCGGATATGGAGTTGTGCAGTTATTAGTTAATGTATTGGTAATTTACAGCATTATTGGCGGGTCCCTTTCATTGGGCTTAAAGGGTTTGCTGCTATTGGCTGTTGCTTATGTGGGCATCAGGATGGTTATTATTCGCCGTGTTAAAGCGATAAATGCTGCCTGA
- a CDS encoding Wzz/FepE/Etk N-terminal domain-containing protein, producing MDKPVNIQETKNTKDDEISLKELILKFQEWWRYLLSKWVTILIAGIIGGALGFTYAYFKKPIYKAELSFALEDDKAGGLGGAAGLASQFGFDLGGSGGGAFSGDNLLELMKSRSMVEKTLLTPVNIKGKDETLAELYISFNKLRKGWENKPELKKIQFTPGANRAEFSLQQDSVLGTFYNAITKSNLSVAKTDKKLSIVNIAVNSENELFSKYFVEILAKTVSDFYIATKTKKSVQNVSILQHQTDSVRRELNAAIYGVASSIDATPNANPGRQILRTPSQHRQVDVQANQAILTELVKNLEVSKVSLRKETPLIQVIDRPILPLEKEKSGKLKGLLIGGITLSFLTVLVLLVKRLFKTIMS from the coding sequence TTGGACAAGCCCGTAAATATTCAAGAAACAAAAAACACCAAAGACGACGAGATATCTTTAAAAGAGTTGATTCTGAAATTCCAAGAATGGTGGCGATATCTGCTATCTAAATGGGTAACAATTTTAATAGCAGGCATTATTGGCGGGGCATTGGGCTTTACTTATGCCTATTTTAAAAAACCAATTTATAAAGCTGAGTTAAGTTTTGCCTTGGAAGATGACAAAGCGGGTGGCCTTGGTGGCGCGGCTGGGTTAGCGAGTCAGTTTGGTTTTGATTTGGGTGGTAGCGGCGGTGGCGCATTTTCTGGTGATAATTTACTGGAATTAATGAAGTCTCGGTCAATGGTTGAGAAAACGCTTTTAACCCCAGTAAATATCAAAGGTAAGGATGAAACTTTGGCCGAATTATATATATCTTTTAATAAATTAAGGAAAGGCTGGGAAAATAAGCCTGAATTAAAAAAGATACAATTTACACCGGGGGCTAATCGCGCAGAATTTTCTCTGCAACAAGATAGTGTGTTGGGCACATTTTATAATGCTATCACTAAAAGTAACTTGTCAGTAGCCAAAACAGATAAAAAATTAAGTATCGTTAATATCGCGGTAAACTCCGAGAACGAGTTATTCTCAAAATACTTTGTCGAAATCCTTGCAAAAACGGTGTCAGATTTTTATATAGCTACAAAAACTAAAAAATCTGTACAAAATGTTTCAATTTTGCAGCATCAAACAGATTCTGTCCGGCGTGAGTTGAATGCTGCCATTTATGGGGTGGCTTCATCTATTGATGCAACTCCAAATGCTAACCCAGGGCGTCAAATATTGCGCACACCTTCTCAACACCGGCAGGTGGACGTGCAGGCAAATCAGGCAATATTGACGGAATTAGTGAAGAATTTAGAAGTATCTAAGGTATCGCTAAGAAAGGAAACACCATTGATACAGGTGATTGACAGGCCGATTTTGCCGCTAGAAAAAGAGAAATCTGGTAAGCTTAAAGGACTTTTAATAGGCGGAATCACATTATCTTTTCTTACAGTATTAGTATTACTTGTCAAAAGGTTATTTAAAACTATAATGTCATAA
- a CDS encoding flavin reductase family protein has translation MLSYTLKVVAIIKETQDASTICFKQPALKKITYVPGQYITLIVTINNRKYKRPYSLSSAPGIDNTLNITVKRVNHGIVSNHIIDTFKEGTMVEVIEPMGNFVAPKDHSRSDIYLWGAGSGITPLMSILKYALKNNIGTVTLSYCNPNKEQTIFYDQLLALNHDYPNSFFLNLFYTKEVNENSWYGRLNAEQIIQIIKKSPDFLQTTHYVCGPKGLKETVSMTIKSHGLSSTHIFTEDFEHIVSEDELKDIHTQVVKLVKNEKQFNVEVVKGKSILEAGLDLQLDLLYSCQTGACTLCKAKLFSGKVKTIGDISRKGLNDDEYLLCCSYPYTEDVKFKID, from the coding sequence ATGTTAAGCTACACGCTAAAAGTTGTTGCTATAATTAAAGAAACTCAGGACGCCTCCACCATCTGTTTTAAGCAACCCGCTTTAAAAAAAATAACATACGTCCCAGGTCAATATATTACGTTAATTGTTACAATTAATAATAGAAAATATAAAAGGCCATACTCATTGTCCTCAGCACCAGGCATTGATAATACACTCAACATTACAGTAAAACGTGTAAATCATGGCATAGTTTCAAACCATATTATTGATACGTTCAAAGAAGGAACCATGGTTGAAGTTATTGAACCAATGGGGAATTTTGTTGCTCCAAAAGATCACTCCCGAAGTGATATTTATTTATGGGGGGCAGGTAGTGGGATAACGCCATTAATGTCAATATTGAAATATGCCTTGAAAAACAATATCGGAACAGTAACGTTATCTTATTGTAATCCAAACAAAGAGCAAACTATTTTCTATGATCAATTATTAGCCCTTAACCATGATTATCCGAACAGTTTTTTTTTAAACCTGTTCTATACAAAAGAAGTTAATGAGAATAGTTGGTATGGAAGACTTAATGCTGAACAAATTATCCAAATCATAAAAAAATCACCCGATTTTTTGCAAACCACTCACTATGTTTGTGGTCCAAAAGGCTTAAAGGAAACTGTCAGCATGACTATCAAATCACATGGTTTGTCATCAACTCATATATTTACTGAAGATTTTGAACATATTGTGAGTGAGGACGAATTGAAAGATATACATACACAAGTAGTCAAATTAGTAAAAAACGAAAAACAATTTAATGTTGAAGTTGTAAAAGGAAAAAGTATTCTTGAAGCGGGCTTAGATTTGCAGTTAGATTTGTTGTATTCGTGTCAGACAGGTGCGTGCACTCTTTGTAAAGCAAAACTATTTTCAGGCAAGGTAAAAACGATTGGTGATATCTCAAGAAAGGGGCTGAATGATGATGAATACCTTTTATGTTGCAGCTACCCTTACACGGAGGACGTCAAGTTTAAGATTGATTAA